tctcttttccttttttagtATAAAgtcttttttaatttaatgcAGCTATAAATTGACAATACTACTAACATTTATCACGACTAAATCCAACAAGGTTATTAGTCAGGTCATAACTGACACGCGTCCCCTGCTGCTGAACATTCCCGATTATCGACAGTGATTCATCCGTCGGAGCAAACGCTAAGCAATACTTCCCCGACGAGTCTATCGGAACCAGAGTATTCTGTGCATGCAACGGCAGCGTTTTACCACCAGAAAAATGAAACGCCACCGTCGGAACACTCGCCCTTCTCATAGACGACAGATCAAAGCATGTATCAAACAACTCGAATCTATCAGATGACGGCAAATTCTGAGCATATTTCACGAATGTGTCACGTAAAGCATCGTAAACTCTGCTCTGCAAACGAGTCACCGCTGTTCCAGAATCCACGATAATTCCTCCCCTCCCATTATCGTCCACCTGAAAAATACTCGCCGGAACCTGTAACATCTCGCCGCCGACGCTGATTCCTTCGAGACCGATGTAGAAAAAAGTGTCTCTCTTCGAGTTACGTAGCAATGGTGCAAACACCGAGTCATTTGGTCCGGCGGAATTGAACTCCAACGTCGATGAAGAATCAGAATCACTGTCTACCAGGCAGTAGGAAAACGACGTCGCTTTTACTTGAGATGGAAGAGATAATGAGCCGCCGCCGAGACCTAACAACCCAGCTGACCCGGTAAATAGCCCTTCATTATCATGGCCACAGCCTATAACAACATTAGAGAACGATCCAGAGTTACCAAACGACACCGTTTCAGTTGCTAATTCTCCTTCTGTGTACGACCCATCTCCATAGGAGACTTGATACATACACGTATCGACATAACAACTCGAGGCATCAAGTGCCGAGCACTCCGGTGAGTCGCAAGAAACCGGATTGTATGTGGAGGAATCAGACGGGTTGAAAATCGGATCCGTTTGTTGGTAACATTCGGAACAGGGTTCACATTGAAGCCAATTGATATCGCTGCCAGTATCAATAGCCATGTAAAATTCCTTGGCAGGTTCTCCAACTCCTAGACGAGCAAAATACTCGCCACTGCCTTCACTTGATCCAGATGTAACAGGGGTCTGAAATTCTTCAGGTCCCGACATGGTTCGAACCGATTTGAGATCAGAATAAGTAAAATTAGTGGGAGAAAGTTGAAGCATAGCAGTGAGTGAGGAAACTCGGGCCGTGTCACGAGCTAGTCGGGAGAGAGTAAGAGATGTATAGTCTCTGTGTTGGGGTTTCACAAGAGAAGAACGAGGATAGATTGATACAGAGAATGCAGAGGAAGACGACGAAGAATAAAGAGGTTGCTGTTGTTGTTTTATTGCTTCTTGTTGTTGGAGAGATTTCAAATTGGGAGAGAGAACTTGAAGGGTGTTTTGAATGGATTTTGAGACATCGAGGATTTGGGAATGTGGAAGTGAAGAAACTAGTGAGCGACATAGAGAACAAGGAAGGAAAGAAACAAAGACGATGATCGTGAGAATAAAGAAGGAAATTAAATTAGAAAGTGATATGGCCATTGTTGTTAAGTGTAAAGAGAAACGATGAATGGAAAAATTGAAGATGGGAGTGGATATAAATAgcaggaggaggagaaggaaaAGGCGAAAGGTGAGAAAACAGAGAAAGAGAAGGAGATCACCTATAAAGTTTGAATAACAAACAATGCATTAATGGAGGGAAACAAGCTTTCATACATAGCACTCACCAGTAAACAACTTACTTGCGATAACTATTTATTCTATTCATCAATTCTCTTTTACTTAGTCCAATTTGTATTTTACAATCCCTTTAAAAAGAtatcaataaatatttattttattcaattatCCTTATTAGTAGTAGTTTGATTGTTTGTAATAGCCAGTAATGATTACTTAATGACAAGGGTAAATTATCCTATTTATTAGATGTTTTTTTGAGAATAAAACagtattaaaaaataactattttttaattaaaaaattgttaAGTGAAAGGAAACAGAGGGAGTTGTTGATACCAGTGGTTTTTCCCCTTGGTATCATTATCAGTATTTCTCTAGTTATCACTCATCTGTGTAAATTCTTTTATCCATATTGGTGTGAAAATATTAATATCTAATTAGatttattaagaataaatacaGATAAGTGTATATTATTAACATTTGTTTGTAAGGGGGAAAAATGATGAATACTCTTTTAAAGCTGGTCAAAATTACACCAAATAATTATATCTGAAATCATCTGCT
This Solanum dulcamara chromosome 8, daSolDulc1.2, whole genome shotgun sequence DNA region includes the following protein-coding sequences:
- the LOC129899583 gene encoding protein ASPARTIC PROTEASE IN GUARD CELL 1-like — protein: MAISLSNLISFFILTIIVFVSFLPCSLCRSLVSSLPHSQILDVSKSIQNTLQVLSPNLKSLQQQEAIKQQQQPLYSSSSSSAFSVSIYPRSSLVKPQHRDYTSLTLSRLARDTARVSSLTAMLQLSPTNFTYSDLKSVRTMSGPEEFQTPVTSGSSEGSGEYFARLGVGEPAKEFYMAIDTGSDINWLQCEPCSECYQQTDPIFNPSDSSTYNPVSCDSPECSALDASSCYVDTCMYQVSYGDGSYTEGELATETVSFGNSGSFSNVVIGCGHDNEGLFTGSAGLLGLGGGSLSLPSQVKATSFSYCLVDSDSDSSSTLEFNSAGPNDSVFAPLLRNSKRDTFFYIGLEGISVGGEMLQVPASIFQVDDNGRGGIIVDSGTAVTRLQSRVYDALRDTFVKYAQNLPSSDRFELFDTCFDLSSMRRASVPTVAFHFSGGKTLPLHAQNTLVPIDSSGKYCLAFAPTDESLSIIGNVQQQGTRVSYDLTNNLVGFSRDKC